The segment AAACGGCAAAGATTACCGCACGGTTTGGATGGAAGGCAGCTCGGTCTTCACGATAGAGCAGAACCTGCTTCCATTTGAGTTCAGGATCTTCGTATCCGGGAGTTATACTGAGACCTGCCGCGCTATCCGTACCATGATCATCAGGGGTGCCGGCGCCATTGGCGCCGCAGCTGGTTATGCCATGGCGCAGGCCTGCCTGGAAGCACCCGCAGGCCGGGAGGAGTCTTTCCTTTTCAACGCACGCCGGGAAATCGAATCTACCCGGCCGACTGCCCGGAACCTGTTTTATGCTGTCGAAAGGGTTTTTGAAGCAGCGAAAGTATCGGCGGAACAGGCTATTACAGAAGCACAGGCCATTGCCGACGAGGATGCCATGGCTTCGCAAAAAATCGGGGAATTCGGGAAAGAGCTGATCCGCGATGGTTATGGCATTGCCACCCATTGCAATGCCGGCTGGCTTGCCTTCGTGGACTATGGTACGGCCTTGTCGCCCATTTATATGAGCCACAAGGAAGGTAAAAATATCTTTATCTATGTGGATGAAACACGACCACGCGGCCAGGGAGCCCGGCTTACGGCCTGGGAACTGCATAACGCCGGCATACCTCACGCCATTATCCCTGATAATGCTACAGCCTGGTATATGTCGCAGGGAAAGATTAACCTTATGATCGTCGGCGCCGACCGTATCGCTGCCAACGGCGATACAGCCAATAAGATCGGCACCCTGGAGAAAGCTATTGCTGCAAAATATTACAACATACCATTTTATGTTGCGGCACCCAC is part of the Bacteroidales bacterium genome and harbors:
- the mtnA gene encoding S-methyl-5-thioribose-1-phosphate isomerase → MKVNGKDYRTVWMEGSSVFTIEQNLLPFEFRIFVSGSYTETCRAIRTMIIRGAGAIGAAAGYAMAQACLEAPAGREESFLFNARREIESTRPTARNLFYAVERVFEAAKVSAEQAITEAQAIADEDAMASQKIGEFGKELIRDGYGIATHCNAGWLAFVDYGTALSPIYMSHKEGKNIFIYVDETRPRGQGARLTAWELHNAGIPHAIIPDNATAWYMSQGKINLMIVGADRIAANGDTANKIGTLEKAIAAKYYNIPFYVAAPTSTIDFNCPDSSDIVIEERSQDEVLYQDGMTKEGIKERILVCSPGSGALNPAFDITPVELITAFITEKGIVRSNDLSLVIG